Genomic window (Polyangiaceae bacterium):
CACCAGCCGTGCTCAGTTCGAGCGCGAGCTCCCAGCGAAGCTACGTGAGTCCACTGGCATAACCATCAACAGTATCAGCGGCGGCATCGGCGAAGCGGTAGGCGGAGGGGCCTGCGTCGATGGTTGGCTGGATGGTGTTGAGGGGTATTCGGGCTACGCGTTCGAGCTCAGTGAAGACGGAGACCAGGCGGTCGTCAGCGACTGGCGAGAAGGAACCTGCAAACGTCGCCAGTGATGCCCACGAGTGTCGCCGGGTGGGTGGATTGAGTCCGGGAGGAAACGCATCGGCAAGTCTCGAACGTCGTCTAGCGGCAAGTGTGTTCCGGCGCTCCGGCGCTCAGCGGTCAGCTGACGGTCTCGACCCTACCGTTCGAGACGACGAAGCCCGAGGAGCTGCCCGCGGATGTCATGCGTGCATCATCGCGACTGGCAACGCTGGGGGCGCGTGTTTCCGCGAGTCGGTGGGGCCGCGTGCGCCGTGGGTGACTCCAGCAGCCGGGACCCTGTGGGAGCCAATGCGAGGGGAAGTACTAGGGTTCACGCAGCGGACGCCAAGCTCCGGGGACTTTGCTGCCGGGCCGTGTTAAGAGCTGGATGATGGGTAGTCCTCAGCACGGCCCCTTTACTCACTCGGCTCAGGAAGCGTGGACGGTTCCCTCCCGATAGCGTTCGGAACGCTCGTGCTGACGGTTGGGCTGGCGGTGCTGCGGCCGTCGATTCGCGCGTTTCGCTTTTCACCCGGCAGGGCCGCGGTGGTCGGCGTGCTGTTACTGCTGATGGCAGGGCTGCTGCGCGTCGAGGATCTGGTTCATGCGGCGCGGCTGCAGTGGCGCCCCCTGTTGACGTTGACGTCCATCATGCTGATGACCGGCGTGGTACAGGAAGTGGGCGCCTTCGATCGCCTTGCCGCACGGATCGAGAGTCAAGCACGCGCGCGCTCCGCCACTCACACGTTCACCATCATCTTCGCGCTGAGCGTGATCACCCCGTCGTTCCTAAACAACGACGCGGCGATCTTGATTCTGACCCCGCTCGTGGTCGCGTTGACGCGCCGGGTCTTCCCAGGGAGACCCGAGGTGACCGTAGCCTTCGCGTTCGCGGTGTTCCTTGCCCCCGGGGTCGCTCCGTTCATCGTCTCGAACCCGATGAATATGATCGTGGCCGAGTTCACGGGCTTGGGCTTCAACTCCTACGCGGCGGTCATGCTGCCCATCTCCATCGCGGGGGCCGCGCTCACGTATCTGATCTTGCGAGTCGTCTACCGCAAGCTCCTGAACTCGGCTCAACCGGAGCAAGGCGCGGGCCGCGCGATGCCCGAGCGCCACCCTGCGGAGCGCCCGGCTGTTCTGTTGCTGGCGGTGATCTTCCTCGCGTACCCAGTGGCAGCGACATTCGGCGCGGACATCTGGATCGTCGCCACCTTGGGCGCGGTTGCTTCGTTGCTCCTCTCCCGCGCCTATCGCGTTGGGCCGTTGCCGAAGGTCACGCGCCATGTCTCCCTGGACATCCTCGCTTTTCTATGGGGAATTTTTCTGGTGGTCCAGGGGCTGCGCCGCGTGGGCATCGTGGAGGGCCTGGCGTCCTTCTACGAGGCGTCCGCCATGGGGGGCGCCCAGCTCGCGCGCATTGGCATCACCTCAGCGCTGGGGTCGGCCATCATCGACAACCACCCGATGTCGATCCTGAACATGATGGCCATCGGGTCTCATGAAGATCCGAAGTTGTTGCTGGCTGCCCTGGTGGGCGGCGATATCGGCCCGCGGCTGCTTCCGATTGGCTCCCTGGCTGGCCTGCTGTGGATCGACCTGCTGAGGCGCCAAGGCATCCACATCAGCGTGCGACAGTTCTTCACGCTCGGTACGCTGGTGCTCATCCCGACGCTGGCGCTCTCGCTCGCGATGTTGTGGATGCTGTAGCTCTCCGCGCTCGTTCCGCGTCAGAAGGCGCCGACCGCGAGCATGCCGGGGGCACCGCCCACTTGTCCTGGCAACAGCGTCCAGCTCGTCTCGAGCGGGACTTCGATGGTCACGCTGTTCGGGGGGCGCAGCAACTCGACTAGACCAAAGCCGAGAATGGCGGTCGCCGTGCCCACGCCCATCTCCGTCGCCTTGACCTGGGAGAGATCGAGGCGATGGGCTGCGGGGAAGCCGTATCCGAGGGCGGTGCCGATCAAGGTCCCGACGATCACATCAGAGCGATGGTGGCGCCCTGCGGAAACACGCAGGCTCGCGGTGGCGCCGGCTGCGAGGAATTCCGCACCCCAAACGAAATGGGTCTGCAGTGAATTGTCCGAACGCAACGAGAACAAGATTGACGACGCGGCTGCCCCGGCGAAAGCGGTGCTGGAGTGGCCTGAATAGAACGATAGGTACGCATCGTTCGGATCCGCCGCCTCGAGCTCCTTCGCGTGAGGGTCCGTCTGAATCATCCTCGCCAAATAGGGACGTGGGCGCCCGACGGCATACTTGACGATGCCGTTCAGTGCGAGGTTGGCGGCCAACGCTTCGGTGTAAACGATCGCCGTGTTGCCTAGCGCCGTGTCGACCCCGTGCCCCCAGTGCACGGCTGCGGGCATGACGAACGCTGTCGACACGACCAATGTGTCGCTGAGCCTTGCCGCGCCATCGTTGAAGTACATCTCTACCGAGGAGTCGAAGCGACCGAACGCGGACCAGCGCTTCCCTTTGCGCAGAAAGGGAGCGCGCGCGAAGGCCAGGTAGCCGCCGAGCAGCGCGGCGGAGACCAGGCTGTGCCCCACGTAGTAGCGAGGTCCCCGATCCGCGTCGATCGACGTTTGAGCTCTCGCGGGAGCGGATAGGGCCAGCAGGCTCACGCTCAAGAGCAAGCACGCGGCGGCGCGAACGGACTTCAGATTCACTATTTCTTTGCGGATACGAACCGACCAGTCAGGGCGTGCCGCCAGGAGCCGGGTTCCTATCCTTCAACACGAACCCGATAACTAGCGTTCCAACACAGCTAAAGATGCCGAGGAGACCAACATACCACGGGTAGCCTTTGGCAATCGCCAGGCGAATGCAACCCCAGCAGGCGATGGCGTTGCCTGCGGTGATCCCTGTGCTCAGCATGCCTGGGAGCCGTGGGTGTAGCCCGGCAAACAGTCCGTTCAACACGAAGAACACCGTCGCCATCACGAGCCCGGCGATGATGATCGACCACGCGCGCTTCCGCTTGTCGTCCATCCGCCGATGGTCGTTGCGGCCGCGACCGCCAGCAATCGCTTTCGACCACGTTTCGTTTGTCCTGGGATCCTCAACGGTTTTTTGGGGGGAGGTCACACCTCACCGGGGCGGAAACGTGAGTGGATAAGGCACTTCAACAGCTTCGCCGGCGTTAGCTGGAGGACAGGGCGAGCTCGAGCTGCACGCGAGCACACCAAAGGCGACCCGGGCAGTGAACAGGCGGGCAACGGAGCACAGGGTGCGATGAGACGCTGAGCGCAACGTCAAGGCTGCTATCGGCGACGCTCGCGCCGCAGAGCTCCCCTCGAAGAAGCGAACCATGCGAAACCGGTTCACCCGAGACCGGAGGAACTGCTCCTGGGCTGACGGAGCATTGGATAGCCGCAGGGAAATGATATGAATGGGGACGGTGACGTTTGGGTGATCTGCGTAGTTGCACCCCGGAGGGTGACTTACTTGCTGGGCAATGCGTGTTAGCTTGACATGGGATGACGAGAAGGTCGCGTAAGCGCCTTTTCGAGTTGCGTTGGGTTACCGCGACACTTTGGCGTTGAGCGGTAGTGCCATAACGGATGATGCCAATACCCCTATCGGCTCCGCGTTGAGTCTGAGCGGTGGTGCGTTGTGTTGCCCAGCGCTGTGGTTTCTCAGCGTTGTGTTTCGCAAATGTGACGTGTGAATACGAAGGAGGTCGCCATGGGTAAGTATCGTGCTGTAGGCAATATCGGGCTCGCGATGGTCATCGGGGGGGTCGCCGTCACGGGGTGTGACGGAGGAGGTGCGTGGGAGGAGACGGGGAACTCTCAAGGGGCTTTACGGGGGCCACACGGGTCAAATCACCGCCGCCACCACGACGCCAAGATGCCGCTAAAGGAAGACGTGATCCTCGCGATGCGTCGGGCAAACGAATACTGGATCGAGAACCATGACTCCCCTGGCGATCGCGGCTGGGCCCGGGCCACGTATTTCGAGGGTAACATGGCGATGCACCAGGCCTACCCCGACGACATGTATCTCAAATATACGTTGAAGTGGGCACAAGGTCACAATTGGTCACTCTATCAAGGTGCGGCAACGCGGAACGCCGATAATCAAAACATTGGACAAACCTATATCGATCTCTACCGCATGAATCCGGATCCCGCGCGAATTGCGATGATAGAGGAGAGCATCTCGAAGATGCTGGCGACGGACCAGATAGACGACTGGTGGTGGGTGGATGCGCTGCATATGGCCATGCCCGTGTTCGCCCGACTCGCCGTAGTGAGGAGCGACCCTGCATATAGCGAGCGCATGTACGACATGTACAACTGGACCAAGCGCAACGTGGGTGGTGATGGGCTCTGGAATCCGCATGAAGGCTTGTGGTGGCGGGATGCTTCGTACAAGCCACCTGCTGTCGCACCCAACGGCGAGCACGTCTATTGGTCTCGCGGAAACGGGTGGGCCATCGCCGCCCACGCGCGCACAATCGAAGAACTCGACCGCCTTCCGCAAGAAGACCCGCACCGAGCCGAGTATGTGGATACCTTCCAAAAGATGGCGGCCGCTCTGGCTGATCTTCAGCAAGATGACGGCTTTTGGCCCGCTAATTTGCTCGATCCAACGAGCCCCGCTGGGCCCGAAACGAGTGGCACTGCCTTCTTCACCTACGCACTTGCCTGGGGTGTGAACTACGGCCTGCTTTCCAGGCGGAAGTTCCTTCCGATCATCGAAGATGCCTGGAGTGCGCTGACGGACTTCTCGCTCGCTACTCATGGCAAGCTTGGCTACATCCAGCCCGTCGGTGCTGCGCCGATTTCTCGCAGCACGACGCCGGATGACCACTACGATTTTGGTGTCGGTGCCTTCTTGTTGGCTGGTAGCGAAGTCATCAAGCTCTCGCGAGGTCACCTGCCGCCTCTGGTCTCGGAGGAAAACCTAGCGCTGCATGGCGTCGTGAGCGTGACGTCCGAGCAGTCGGGCAATGAAGGCAGCGGCGCGATCGACAACGATCTGACGACGCGCTGGTCTGCTTTCGGATATCCGCAATCGCTGGAGCTGGACCTGCAGGATGTAGAACGTATTCGCGGTATCGAACTCGCGCCGCTCTACCAGCGTCCGTATCAGTTCATCGTTGAAACGCGAGAATCGCTCGACGGGGCATGGACGGTTGCTGTCGATGCCCAGGACAACGCGGAGCATGGTCCGTTTCACACGCGTCTCTTCACGCCGCGCGACGCGCGCTTCGTGCGCTTGACTGTGACTGGCCTCGATAGCTCTGCCAGCTACAGCGACTGGATCAGCATCATCGAGTTTCGGGTCTTGGAAGAGGAGTCACGCAATCGCGCTCGGTGCAAGTAGCGAAGCGCGAGCCAGTGTAGGGGCGGTCGAGTGTCGGCCGCCCCGATTGCGTTGACGTCAGTCGCTCCTCATCGCCTTGCAGCGCAGGAGCGCTTCCAAGTAGTAGTAATCGGCGAAGTTGAGCGCGACGTCGACTTCGCGATGCTCCGGGTAGGAGCCGATGGCGTGTCGCAGCAGGAAGTGGCCGTTCGTGTCTGGTGCCGCACGGTAGCTTGGGCCAGAGAGCGCTCGGACGGCTTTGACGGCAAACGCTCGGTACTTTTGCTTGCGTGTGCCGGTGACATAGCTCGAGAGCTCGAACAATGCGCTCGCCGCGACTGCTCCAGCGGATGTGTCGCGAAAGTCTGGGACATTCGAGTACTCCGGGGAGTCGAGGTCCCAGTACGGAACGCCATCTTCCGGCATGGAGGGGTGCTCGGTGTAGTAGTCCGCGATCGACTGCGCCTGACTCAGGAAGCGCTCGTCGCCGGATTCCCGGAAGAGCATCGTGTAGCCGTAGAGGCCCCAGGTCTGACCTCGCCCCCAAGCAGACTGACTGTCGATCCCTTGCGGAGTTGACTTGGAGATCACGTTGCCATTCATGTCGAAGTCTACGACGTGGTAGGCGCTCGAATCTGGGCGGAAATGATTGGCGGCGACTGTGAGCGCGTGGGTGACGGCGATCTGCTTGTATTGGTCGTTGCCGCTCAGCTCCGAACCCCGAAGCAGCAGTTCGAGGTTCATCATGCTGTCGATCACCACGGGGTAGGTATACTGGGCGTAGTCCCAGGACCGGATGGCGCCAATCACCGGGCTGTAGCGTTTGATGCCGCTTTCGGCGGCTTGCTCGAGCACGGTTTTGTATGAAGAACTCTCCGTCAAACGGTAGCCATTGCCGTAGCTCGTGTTGATGATGAAGCCGATGTCGTGGTCGGAGGTCCGCGTTGCTTGTGCGAAGAGCGCCTGTGTCCACGTCTCCGCGGTGACGCGCCAGCTGTCGTCTTTGGTGTGCTCGTAGATGCGCCAGAAGCTCCCCGCCACGAACCCAGAGGTCCAGTCGTTCGGTGACACCGACGACGTGGTGCCGTCGTAGCTTCGCGGGATGTCGTTGGGATCGGTGTAGACCTTTCTGAAGCGGTCGTACTCCTGTGCCGCGAGGTCAAGCTGATAGGCGCAGTACTCTGCGTCGCCGGTGGGGGGTTCTCCTGCGGAACCGCCCGTGCCGCCAACGCCTCCAGCGCCTCCAGCATCGTTTCCTCCAACACTTCCGCCACTGCCCGCGGTCCCGGCGGACGAGGTGGCGCCGGTGCCGCCCACGTTGATGTTGCCTGCGGCTCCGCCTCCAGCGTCCCTCTCCCCCCCAAAATACTCGGCCTTGTCAGGAACCCTGAGAGAGCAAGCCTGAGCCGCCAGGGAGAGGGAGAGCCCTACGCAAGGGAACACCCATCGAAGCTTCAGAAGAGAATTGAGGCGCGACGGTTTCATGTGGATACCCAAAGCTCAGTGCGTCGAAGGAAGTGAGGGAACCGAGACGGGCGGCACCTCCTTTGGTGCCGCCCGCAGCGAGTTCTAGTGAACAGTGAAGTTGCACACCTCGGTGCTGGGGCGCGACGTCTGGTTGAGGACCGCCCAGTTGTTGGGGGTCGCGTTGGCTTGTTCCGTGCGGAATCCGTAGTCCGTTGCGACCACTACCTCGCTACCACCTTCCTCGGTGACGCCAACCGTGTAGGTTTTCGCCGTGCTATCCACTGTGGCGCGCACGTGGTAGCGCTTGCCTGGCGTGTAGGCGAAGCTCGCGTCTGCGGTGTAGCTGCCGCCCTTGCGAGCGTCGACATTACCGCTGCTGTTGAAACGAATCAGCACGGCCATCGACGAGTAGCCGGAGCCGGGCACCGTTCCTTCGCTGAGACCGATCACGACGTCTGAGTTGCCGCCCGTCCCGGGGGTCACGTCCCACTCCGCAATGTAGGCAGACGACGGCGCGGTCATGGCGTCGTTGAAGACGGCGCCAGCACCAACATCCACGCAGCAATCGCCGTTACCCGTCAGACCGTCGTCGCAGGTGCCGAAACCACAGCCACACGCTTGGCAGGAACTCCCGTAGTAGTCCGCTGCGCACACGTCGCAGTTCGTCGCGTCCCAACCCGTCTGGCAAGAGCAGGCGCCGGTCCCGGTGATCCCGTCATCGCAGGCGCCGTTCACACACGTGCAAGGCGTGCAGTTTGGGCCGTACTCATTGGGTTGGCAGCTTGCTGCGCCGCTGCTTCCGCCGGTGCCGCTCGCGCCTCCGCTGCCCCCGGTTCCCGCGCTGCCGCTAGTTCCTGCACTGCCTCCAGTCGCGCCCGCGCTGCCTCCTGCGCCTCCAGAGGTTCCCGCGCTGCCTCCAGTCGTGCCCGCGCTGCCGCTGGTACCACCGCTTGCGGTTCCCGCGCTTCCGCTGGTGCCCGCCGTTCCACCGACGCCCCCGTTGCCTGCGGTTCCGCCGCTTCCGCTGGTACCACCGGTGGTCGCGCCTGAGCTTCCCCCGGTCGTGATCGTTCCGCCGCTGCCCCCTGCGCCGCTGCCTCCTGCGCCGCTGCCGGAACTCCCAGCGCTCCCGGCAGTGCCGGCGGTTCCACCGGAACCACCGCCGTCGTCGTCGCTGGAGCAGTTGAGACCAAACAAGGCCAGCCCGATGGTAAGCCACGTTAATTTCTTCATCACGTCGTCCTGTTCTAGTGCGCGCTAAAGCGGGCACATGCTTGAGGTCAAAACGATGTCGGCACGCCTAATTGCTGACGACTGAGAAGTTGCATATCCGGATGGGTTGCACGTTCGTTTGGGTGCGGCCCGCGGCGTTGCGCAACTCAGTAACCGTGTTGAGAGTCGGTCGGAAATTGTAGTTGGCGGCGATTTGCGTCTCAGCACCTCCGCTTGGCGTCACCCAGACCGAGTAGGTGTGAGTCGACAAGTCAACCGTCATGCGGAAGTGGAACTCTTGTCCTCCGCTGTAGGGTACGAAAGCGTCGTGTTCGTAGTTGCCACCGTTCCGCGCGTCGATCAGACCCAATGGGCTGAACCGCGTAGCAACGGCGAAGTCGCTCCAGTCATTCGCGGTGTCGTCTACGGTTAGTCCGAAGATTCCGTCCGTCTGGGCGCTGGCACTGCCGTCCCACTCGACGCTGAACGTGCCTGTTTGGGCCGCCATGTCCTGGTTCACGTGACCGTTCACCGGGACGGTGATGCAGCACTTGCCGGTGCCGCTCTGCCCAGCTTCGCAATCGCCGAAGGTGCAAATGGGACAAGTCGATTCGCAGCTCGCTCCGTAGCGATTTTCCGCGCAGGTTTGACAGTTGGTCCCTCCCCAACCGTCATCGCAGGCACAGACGCCAGTACCGGTCAGACCTTCGTCGCAGGTGCCGTGCACGTTGCAGGTACAAATGCTGCAGTTCGGGCCGTAGTGTCCGCCCGCACAGGCGTCACATTTCTCGCCTGACCAACCGGAGTCGCAACTACATTGTCCAGAGCCTTCGATGCCGTCATCGCAGTCTCCCTTGGGGCCGCATGTACACGCCTCGCAGGTTGGACCGAAGAATCCGGGATCGCACCCAGGGCCAGCGTCTTCGCTACCGCCTGCACCTCCAGCGTCGGATCCGGCGCCGCCAACCCCGCCACTCGTACCACCCGAACCACCGCCCGCCGCCCCGCCAGAGAAGGTGCCTCCAGTGGAGTGTTGAGTCCCCGCAGTCCCGCCAACTCCGCCACTACCACTGCTGTTGGTGCCGCCGGTTCCACCGGTGCTGTCGTTCTTGCTGTCGTTGGTACTGCAATGCAATGTGCCGAGCGCCAGCAACACAAGGGTCCCATGCCATCTAGTTTTTGCCATTGCTGATATGCCAATCACAATTGCCCCCAATCAAGATATTCGCACTAGGCGTCCTTCGTGGACGCGAACAGCCAGCTTTGGATAGCTAAGACGAAGTCTGGATCAGCCGGACTTCGGCGATGCTTATCCAGTTGCCGGTGTAGTTCGCAGCACCGGTGAAAGTTAGGCGGACGTAGCGCAGCGTCTCTCCAACCGGATCCCGCATCGTTCCTCCGATTGTGTTGGCTGAGCGATCGACGAGCGCGTGATAGGAGCTCGCGTTGCTCGAGCCTTCTACCGTGTACCGGTAGGCACGGTTCTGAAGCGCCAACACTTCGATGGCGTCCACCCGTACATCCGAGCCGAGATCCAAAACGATGCTTTGAGAAGTGCTTGGTGGCGTCGTCTGCGGCCCGAACTCTGCGGACCACCGCGTCAGGATGCTGGCGTCGCTGATGTTCTGTGCTTCATTGCCAGCTTGCTCGCCCGTCGCAGAGGCGACCGTCGCTGGCAGCACGATCTCCTTCGAGCCGCCAGGGAGGAGCAGCTTCGCCACCTCGAGACCCGCCATGATGAACGCGCCGACACAGTAGTCGGTGGTTTCGCTCTCGCTGGTGTCGGCGGGAGCCGCACCAATGCGCTGGCAGTAGCCGAGCAGGCCGTCAGGCTG
Coding sequences:
- a CDS encoding anion permease, which encodes MDGSLPIAFGTLVLTVGLAVLRPSIRAFRFSPGRAAVVGVLLLLMAGLLRVEDLVHAARLQWRPLLTLTSIMLMTGVVQEVGAFDRLAARIESQARARSATHTFTIIFALSVITPSFLNNDAAILILTPLVVALTRRVFPGRPEVTVAFAFAVFLAPGVAPFIVSNPMNMIVAEFTGLGFNSYAAVMLPISIAGAALTYLILRVVYRKLLNSAQPEQGAGRAMPERHPAERPAVLLLAVIFLAYPVAATFGADIWIVATLGAVASLLLSRAYRVGPLPKVTRHVSLDILAFLWGIFLVVQGLRRVGIVEGLASFYEASAMGGAQLARIGITSALGSAIIDNHPMSILNMMAIGSHEDPKLLLAALVGGDIGPRLLPIGSLAGLLWIDLLRRQGIHISVRQFFTLGTLVLIPTLALSLAMLWML
- a CDS encoding phosphatase PAP2 family protein → MNLKSVRAAACLLLSVSLLALSAPARAQTSIDADRGPRYYVGHSLVSAALLGGYLAFARAPFLRKGKRWSAFGRFDSSVEMYFNDGAARLSDTLVVSTAFVMPAAVHWGHGVDTALGNTAIVYTEALAANLALNGIVKYAVGRPRPYLARMIQTDPHAKELEAADPNDAYLSFYSGHSSTAFAGAAASSILFSLRSDNSLQTHFVWGAEFLAAGATASLRVSAGRHHRSDVIVGTLIGTALGYGFPAAHRLDLSQVKATEMGVGTATAILGFGLVELLRPPNSVTIEVPLETSWTLLPGQVGGAPGMLAVGAF
- a CDS encoding glycoside hydrolase family 88 protein, giving the protein MFPCVGLSLSLAAQACSLRVPDKAEYFGGERDAGGGAAGNINVGGTGATSSAGTAGSGGSVGGNDAGGAGGVGGTGGSAGEPPTGDAEYCAYQLDLAAQEYDRFRKVYTDPNDIPRSYDGTTSSVSPNDWTSGFVAGSFWRIYEHTKDDSWRVTAETWTQALFAQATRTSDHDIGFIINTSYGNGYRLTESSSYKTVLEQAAESGIKRYSPVIGAIRSWDYAQYTYPVVIDSMMNLELLLRGSELSGNDQYKQIAVTHALTVAANHFRPDSSAYHVVDFDMNGNVISKSTPQGIDSQSAWGRGQTWGLYGYTMLFRESGDERFLSQAQSIADYYTEHPSMPEDGVPYWDLDSPEYSNVPDFRDTSAGAVAASALFELSSYVTGTRKQKYRAFAVKAVRALSGPSYRAAPDTNGHFLLRHAIGSYPEHREVDVALNFADYYYLEALLRCKAMRSD
- a CDS encoding glycoside hydrolase family 88 protein → MGKYRAVGNIGLAMVIGGVAVTGCDGGGAWEETGNSQGALRGPHGSNHRRHHDAKMPLKEDVILAMRRANEYWIENHDSPGDRGWARATYFEGNMAMHQAYPDDMYLKYTLKWAQGHNWSLYQGAATRNADNQNIGQTYIDLYRMNPDPARIAMIEESISKMLATDQIDDWWWVDALHMAMPVFARLAVVRSDPAYSERMYDMYNWTKRNVGGDGLWNPHEGLWWRDASYKPPAVAPNGEHVYWSRGNGWAIAAHARTIEELDRLPQEDPHRAEYVDTFQKMAAALADLQQDDGFWPANLLDPTSPAGPETSGTAFFTYALAWGVNYGLLSRRKFLPIIEDAWSALTDFSLATHGKLGYIQPVGAAPISRSTTPDDHYDFGVGAFLLAGSEVIKLSRGHLPPLVSEENLALHGVVSVTSEQSGNEGSGAIDNDLTTRWSAFGYPQSLELDLQDVERIRGIELAPLYQRPYQFIVETRESLDGAWTVAVDAQDNAEHGPFHTRLFTPRDARFVRLTVTGLDSSASYSDWISIIEFRVLEEESRNRARCK